A window of Etheostoma spectabile isolate EspeVRDwgs_2016 chromosome 18, UIUC_Espe_1.0, whole genome shotgun sequence contains these coding sequences:
- the entpd5b gene encoding ectonucleoside triphosphate diphosphohydrolase 5 encodes MKMKLTVPLLLLVLLSVTGLSRAQAKTSLLDLTNNMWSILPSLSRPANHSRIFYAVMFDAGSTGTRIHIYTFIQSDSELPVLDNEMFHSIKPGLSAYADSPEMAGHTVRMLLKVAKKTVPRLEWKRTPLVLRATAGLRLLAAEKAQLLLKQVQRVFDESPFLVPDNSVSVMNGTNEGILAWISLNYLTGHLTAQTKKTVGILDLGGGSTQITFLPKLRKTIESVPVADYVARFDIFNSTFELYTYSYLGNGLMAARLATLGALGAEGLEWRVFKSTCLPKKFRDEWRFGGLTYQVSGDPDGNAGYKLCYQEVLKVVKGIIHQPYELQDSNVFYAFSYYFDRAVDAGLIDGVQGGMLEVRDFKKRAKEVCNKMTKYPPTSSFLCMDLTYITCLLKDGFGFKESTVLQLTKKVNNVEASWALGATLDHFHNLKIH; translated from the exons ATGAAGATGAAGCTCACCGTGCCACTTCTACTCCTGGTCCTGCTCTCTGTCACAGGGCTGAGCCGAGCCCAGGCCAAGACCTCTCTCCTGGATTTGACCAACAACATGTGGAGCATCCTCCCCAGTCTCAGCCGGCCAGCCAACCACAGCCGCATCTTCTACGCAGTGATGTTTGATGCAGGGAGCACAGGGACACGCATCCACATCTACACCTTCATCCAGAGTGACTCAG AGCTGCCTGTTTTGGACAATGAGATGTTCCATTCCATAAAGCCCGGTTTGTCAGCATATGCTGACTCCCCTGAAATG gCTGGACACACAGTGAGGATGTTGTTGAAGGTGGCCAAGAAGACTGTGCCTCGTCTGGAGTGGAAGAGAACTCCACTGGTTCTCCGAGCCACAGCTGGACTTCGGCTGCTGGCTGCAGAGAAAGCCCAGCTTCTTCTGAAGCAG GTTCAACGTGTGTTTGATGAATCTCCTTTTTTGGTCCCAGACAACAGCGTCAGTGTAATGAACGGCACAAATGAAG GAATCCTGGCTTGGATATCTTTGAACTATCTGACAG GTCACCTGACTGCACAAACCAAGAAGACAGTGGGAATCTTGGATCTGGgaggaggctccacgcagatcACCTTCCTCCCAAAGCTGAGG AAAACCATTGAAAGTGTTCCTGTTGCTGATTACGTTGCCAGATTCGACATCTTTAACTCAACATTTGAACTGTACACTTACAG CTACCTTGGAAATGGACTGATGGCAGCGCGACTGGCCACACTGGGCGCTTTGGGTGCAGAAG GGTTGGAGTGGCGGGTTTTTAAAAGCACCTGCCTGCCAAAGAAGTTCAGGGATGAATGGAGATTTGGAGGGCTGACCTATCAAGTGAGCGGGGACCCAGATG GTAATGCAGGGTACAAGCTTTGTTATCAGGAAGTACTTAAAGTGGTGAAGGGGATAATTCATCAGCCATATGAGCTCCAAGACAGCAACGTATTCTATGCATTCTCCTATTACTTTGACAGAGCTGTGGATGCAGGCCTTATCG ATGGGGTTCAAGGAGGGATGCTGGAGGTCAGAGACTTTAAGAAGAGAGCTAAAGAGG TGTGCAATAAGATGACCAAGTACCCTCCCACCAGTTCTTTCCTATGTATGGACCTGACCTACATCACTTGTCTGCTCAAGGATGGATTTGGCTTCAAGGAGAGCACTGTGCTGCAG TTGACCAAGAAAGTGAACAACGTGGAGGCAAGCTGGGCATTGGGCGCCACGTTAGACCACTTCCACAACCTGAAGATCCACTAA